AGGGATGTTCTGTCTTTTGATTTGTTGAATATAGTATGGATGGATGATATAGGCTTTAGGAAACTGCACAGAAGGCTAAATGTTATCTTTGAATCAAATTACATAATTGCGTTAGTGGAATTTATGTTAATGTTTTCTCTTTTCAGTACAGAATGAGACAGAGTCTCCTCATTTATTTTACTTTGATATTTCAGATAACTCTATTCTATGCAGCAGTGCTTGCTGGTCTTCTACACCGGTTTCCCATGAGCTTCTCTCAGGTTGTGCGAGCTCCCTATTGTTTCTGTATGTTGAACCTAAtgctttgataatttttaattgggTACATCTTATTGCAGCATACCGCTGGTCAGCTTAGGAGTCGCAAGTCTGGGGGTGCTGCTGGCACAAAAATGTCCGAGCAGGGGGAAACAATAACGTTTGCAGATGTTGCAGGTGTCGATGAAGCTAAGGAGGAATTGGAAGAAATTGTGGTATGTCAAGCCTCCTTCAGTTCATTGTGGTACTGCAATCAAAATCTAGTCATAATCCTGAAGGCTTCATATTTATTCAGGAAATATCATTTATTGCTGTTCTTTACTGCTCAGGAATTTCTGAGGAATCCAGACAGATATGTACGGGTCGGTGCTCGGCCTCCCCGTGGTGTCCTTTTGGTGAGTTTTCACTGAACATAATCGATGTCCACCATTACTTCAGAAAATTTGGATCAACTGATGTCCAACACAATTCCTGACATATGAGATTGAAGTTGCTTCCTTTTAGTGTTGATGCTATCTGCAGTTATGATAGCTGTATATCTTTGCTAAGGACTTGATGGTGAATACTTATTTCATTCATATGGTTGGCAGCAGCTGTGATTACTGACTGGGATCCCTATTAGTCCATTGGACCTGAAGCCTCATCTCATTTGAGTCATTAACTCATCAACAAGTGTTTATGATATGTTCTTTACGAATAACTTGCAACTCTAAGGAAAATTTGTTGATGTCGTtctgttggaatatataaatattaaaccacgcctttttctatcagcttaagcttttagaacaattggttgtggttccataaaatctttcatggtattagagcaagagATCCCGAGTTCAAACCTTTCCGGGCTCCTATTTGCCTTCCCAATGAAtatgtccacgcttagtactaggcaaaagactagactaagcgtgagggggagtgttggaatatataaatattaaaccacgccttcttttatcagcttaagcttttagaatagttggttgTGGTCCGATAAAATCTTTCACTTTCTATCCAGTACTTTTCATGGGGAATTATGTTGTTGTCCGTGTTATTTTCTCTGTGTCCGTAGAGACGGTTGTGCATTCTCTTAATCTGAATTTCGGTGGATGATTTTTAGGGCTTTGTTTATGGAACAGGTAGGTCTTCCTGGGACTGGTAAAACTCTTCTAGCTAAGGCTGTGGCTGGTGAGGCTGAAGTGCCTTTCATAAGTTGTTCTGCTAGCGAGTTTGTTGAGTTGTATGTTGGCATGGGTGCCTCTCGTGTGAGAGATCTTTTTGCACGGGCAAAGAAGGAGGCTCCATCTATAATTTTCATAGATGAGGTAAATGTCTACAATATTTCCTGCATGAACATCTTCGACCCTCTTCTCTTTGGTTGTTTGTCAGGAAACATTTTCGGTCTTGCAGATAGATGCTGTGGCAAAAAGCCGTGATGGTAAATTTCGCATTGTCAGCAATGATGAAAGAGAGCAAACCTTGAACCAGCTGCTGACTGTAAGCTTCATTTGAGAAGTTCCTTTTAGGATTTTATATTAAGATCATATAGAGGATAAGTTATTGTTAATCTCATTGCAGGAGATGGATGGGTTTGACAGCAGTTCTGCTGTTATTGTTCTTGGAGCGACCAATCGCTCAGATGTCCTGGATCCTGCTCTTCGTCGACCTGGGAGATTTGATCGTGTGGTTGTGGTTGGTTATTCTATCCCTTAATCGAACAAGTGATAAATATTTACTTCAAGAAATAACTTTTTCGGGGACTCTTTAGGTGGAAGCACCTGATAGAACAGGCAGGGAAGCCATCCTTAAAGTTCACGTTTCCAAGAAAGAACTTCCTCTTGGAGAAGATGTTAACCTCACTGACATTGCTTCTATGACGACTGGTTTTACTGggtaattttcaatttcaactcTCCTCACGGTGTGCCATTCTATAGCAAGGCGCAACTTGTAATTATGGCCTAACCTATTAAAATGTCTTGTGAATTTTGTGCAGGGCTGACCTTGCAAATTTAGTGAATGAGGCCGCTTTGTTGGCAGGTAGACAGAACAAACTTGTTGTGCAGAAGGTTGACTTCATTCAAGCGGTAGAAAGATCAATAGccgtaagtctctctctctctctggtgcaGCATAGGTGCTTTATTTGATCAAATCTAACATCTTTCAGCTCATTTTGTGCGGAGTTGCTTGCCAAATTACTAGTCTATGGTTTAATGTGTCTCTGgatgatgattattattttttttactttcacaTGTGAACACTTCTATAGTGGAGTATGCACACAGTGGAGCTATTACTtgtctttaattatttttttaatagatcTATTGCTTTATTGTAATCGTGGCTTTCATACTTCATTTCCCTCTGAGATTGCAAATGATTCAATAGACGTTTCTTGCTTGCAATAATGTTGGATAATGAACCAACAAGCATGTAGAAGCTTGTAATTGTTCGGTAAGATAAATGGTCTCTTTGTCAACTTGTACCAGGGCATCGAGAAGAAAACTGTGAAGTTGCAAGGAAGCGAGAAGGCAGTTGTTGCACGCCACGAAGCTGGTCATGCAGTGGTAGGCACTGCTGTAGCAAATCTGCTTCCTGGACAGCCACGGGTTGAGGTATATTCTAGCTATGGTTTAGCTACTCCTGCTCTTTTTGTCAAGGCCTTTGCTGTCATGAAATTGCATGGTTATGTGTGGTGtcttagaatttgattgtactGCATGCAGtgggttttctttcttaataTTGGTCAGTTCTTTCAATCGAAGTTTCagggaaaatttaaaatgatgGTTTTTCAGAATGGAGTTATAGTTCCTAGGCTATTTCTAATGAAATTGCTAATGGGTTATTTAGGCTGTATGTTTCTGTTTTTCccctttaccttttctttttccttttctttttggtggttttGCTTGTTCCATCTATCCTGCATTTATAGTGGATGCATTGTGCTGATTGACTTTTCATCATTCTTTCTGTGACTAGTTAGGTGTCAGCTATAAAGTTATAGCGGATGTTGATAGTTgatgtcaatttttgaaaaagaagctCCAAACattcaagttatattttggATGATGTACATATTTTGTATTGAAGACCAATACGGCACAATAACATACATCATTCATGTTCTTTCAGAAGTTGAGCATTTTGCCTAGATCAGGTGGTGCACTTGGATTTACTTATTCTCCTCCAACAAACGAAGATAGATATCTACTCTTTATAGATGAGCTACGTGGCCGCTTGGTCACTCTTCTTGGAGGACGTGCAGCGGAAGAGATTGTTTATTCAGGAAGGATATCAACAGGTGCACTTGATGATATACGACGAGCAACTGACATGGCATACAAGGCTATAGCTGAGTATGGCCTTAATCAGACAATAGGACCAGTATCTTTGGCAATCCTTTCTGGGGGTGGGATCGATGAGTCTGGCGGAGGAGCACCCTGGGGAAGAGATCAGGTCTTGTACATTATCTCTCTTCTATCTTCCTCTGTTCTTAGTGACTCATTTTAGGACAAGAAACCATTCCCAATAACCCTGGTTCAAGAAGGTATGTGCTTTTGCAGTGTGATTGATCTGCTATTGTAACGACAGGGGCATCTTGTTGATCTTGTTCAAAGAGAGGTGAAAGTATTGCTGAAATCTGCAATGGATGTAGCACTCTCTGTGATTCGTGCTAATCCTGCAGTATTGGAGGGGCTTGGTGCACATTTGGAAGGTAATTACTCCAACCACCTGACTCTTTGTACTTTCCTGTGCATTCTGCCTTTTTTATGCTACCTTGTCATATCTATTAGTGCTTTATTGCATGTCTCCACCATGATGATTATATTGAGAATCAGTCGAGGTTTGGCTCTTTGGTGCATAACTATCTTTTATTGGTGACATACTATTTGTGTTTcatcagagaaagaaaaagtagaggGTGAAGATCTACAAGAATGGCTGAAAGCAGTGGTTGCACCCGCCGAGCTTGCCACTTTCATCCAGTGCAAGCAAGAGTCTTTACTGCCTTTGCAGATGGAGATGGGGTCTTGATGACGGTCTATCTGCTCTTTTATTGCAACCCAAATGCAGAAGATGCAGGTTTTCATTTACACGCCTACGTGGTCAGTGAGTCAGCTTAACCTTGCAACTACGTACACATCGGAGTAACCATAAGTTTTCGAGTCAATCTGACACAGGCCAGCATATACTTTGGTTTTCACCTCTCCTTGAGTGTCTAATGTTATTGGCAGTGACGAAGTTGAAGGCGGGATGCTCTGTGGGCAGTCTGCAGTGCCTTGCCATAGAAAGTAAAGGAATGGCCACATCCCAGATCTTATTTGGCTGGTTGTGGTCGAGGTGCAATGACTGTTGTATACTTGGGTATTTTTTACTATCATGGCTGGTGCAATTGATACCTTCTCAGATGTATACCTGATATATTCTGTCGATAGGCATTCAGTGTGTTGATAGAGGCTATATGTAGATATGTGATGTGTATATATGCTTCCACACGGACTTGTTTACAAATGTTTAATCAAGAGAGCAGATTTTGGATGGATACCCAATTTGTCATGGATTGGatgttgaaaatttttggagGTTGTTTTTACGGAGTCGGAGGCCGGGTGGGGTTATGCTTGATGGACTCATAACATTGTCCTCATAGTGCTGGtcgaaatttgtttttttgtctatGGGCGAAGTATGGGATCCTGTATTGGTGGGCACTAGGGAGGAGGGAGCCACGTCCATGATTATCATGCAAAGGACATTTTACACGGATTTCGCAAAGGCGTACGATTGTCCTCTACGGTCGATTTCATGTGATTCATTGATATTTTTGCATGTGGGACTGGAATATCTGTGTTGCTTTCTGAAAACAGACGCTAGCCAACGTTTGTTTTCTGCTATGGGAACAAAATGACGTGGTCAACCTGAATAGGTAGCTTGGGGAGGACCACTAGGCTTTGGGCAGAGTCGACCGGTCTATAAAGCTGCGGACTCGGTTTATGCCTTTTTCCATCAGCGAGGAAAGTATCTAGCCGTGTTGGGCTTGAGTGGTTGGAGAAATTTCTCGTCTCAGAGTTATATGGTCTACATTTTATACtgcgcaatttttttttcatggttgCTGTGTAATGTTGTGATGTCTTTAAACAAAAGACACACTTTCTTTAATGttcgcaaaaaattgcaaatggcGTCGTAACGTTTTTTAGGCGCAATGTTGCAGTATAGCTAGCAAACCTGATTTCGTAGATAGACAAGTATTGATCCTAAATTGCTATTTTCAAGCGAATGCTCACGTTAGCAATTATCTCGTCTTTGAATTGgtgaaaatggaaagaaataGTCTCTTGTACACACAAATGCTATGTTGCTCCCAAGGAGAGAAAGGGCAGGACTTCCTTTTTGGCGTTCGCTCTCCATTATGCAACCATCAAAATTGATCTCAGCATTCTATTCATTCTATTCTTTCATAAAGTATAGGGGACAGATTAAACAttaatc
The genomic region above belongs to Rhodamnia argentea isolate NSW1041297 chromosome 6, ASM2092103v1, whole genome shotgun sequence and contains:
- the LOC115745898 gene encoding ATP-dependent zinc metalloprotease FTSH 9, chloroplastic isoform X1, with amino-acid sequence MMTIESLHPVIHGRFHTNAPGALHCSRGLSLFLHQSRGFYHNSNRSAFNSPSGASLNCGQLSIASTGSSRLSLWGGSLRNHGLRDSRILASTQDSDSTASPSEKSEAKSGEGAGVNVNQKPGTGSNKRREKQGKGNWWWWSKGGKWRWQPIIQAQEIGVLLLQLGIVMFVMRLLRPGIPLPGSDPKAPVAYVSVPYSEFLSKINTDQVKKVEVDGVHIMFKLKSEASSGESEVGSVSRLQESESLIRSVAPTKRIIFTTTRPTDIKTPYEKMLENRVEFGSPDKRSGGFLNSALITLFYAAVLAGLLHRFPMSFSQHTAGQLRSRKSGGAAGTKMSEQGETITFADVAGVDEAKEELEEIVEFLRNPDRYVRVGARPPRGVLLVGLPGTGKTLLAKAVAGEAEVPFISCSASEFVELYVGMGASRVRDLFARAKKEAPSIIFIDEIDAVAKSRDGKFRIVSNDEREQTLNQLLTEMDGFDSSSAVIVLGATNRSDVLDPALRRPGRFDRVVVVEAPDRTGREAILKVHVSKKELPLGEDVNLTDIASMTTGFTGADLANLVNEAALLAGRQNKLVVQKVDFIQAVERSIAGIEKKTVKLQGSEKAVVARHEAGHAVVGTAVANLLPGQPRVEKLSILPRSGGALGFTYSPPTNEDRYLLFIDELRGRLVTLLGGRAAEEIVYSGRISTGALDDIRRATDMAYKAIAEYGLNQTIGPVSLAILSGGGIDESGGGAPWGRDQGHLVDLVQREVKVLLKSAMDVALSVIRANPAVLEGLGAHLEEKEKVEGEDLQEWLKAVVAPAELATFIQCKQESLLPLQMEMGS